From a region of the Chrysemys picta bellii isolate R12L10 chromosome 7, ASM1138683v2, whole genome shotgun sequence genome:
- the LOC135972705 gene encoding uncharacterized protein LOC135972705, producing MNSFSCLGSLNLISCLDIVASSAALATMQSSPAEMAMQSQNRKRAPAWTDREVLDLIAVWGDESMLSELRSKRRNAKIYEKISKAMTERGYSRDATQCRMKIKELRQGYQKTKEANGCSGSQPQTCRFYEALHSILGAAATTTPPLTVNSEDGILSTPASSEMVVDGEDEEGDEEDEAVDSAYNADFPDSQDLFITLTEIPYQPDVNPDPESGEGSAAVTVSRPTRSSDSQRLVQIRRRKKRTRDDMFSELMGCSRAEQTQWRKNMSQYQRAHSKREEKWWQEDQQATQTLLGLMREQTDTLRRLVDVLQDRRQEDRAPLQSICNHHPPPQSPIPLSPKVPRRRGCRVRENCHSTPAECSSTRRLSFPKI from the exons atgaattccttttcctgtctgggcagtttgaatctcatttcctgtttggacatcgtagcgagctcagcagcactggcaacgatgcagagctctccagcagagatggccatgcaatctcagaatagaaagagggccccagcatggactgatcgggaagtcttggatctgatcgctgtatggggcgatgagtccatgctttctgagctgcgatcgaaaagacggaatgcaaagatctatgagaagatctcaaaagccatgacagagagaggatacagccgggatgcaacgcagtgccgcatgaaaatcaaggagctgagacaagggtaccagaagaccaaagaggcaaacggatgctccggatcccagccccagacatgccgtttctacgaggcactgcattccatcctaggtgcggccgccaccactaccccaccactgaccgtaaactctgaggatgggatattgtcaacgcccgcttcctcggagatggtagtggacggggaagatgaggaaggagatgaggaggacgaggcagtcgacagcgcttacaacgctgatttcccagacagccaggatctcttcatcaccctcacagagatcccctaccaaccggacgttaacccggacccagaatcaggggaaggatcagccg ctgtgactgtctcccgacctacccggtcatcagactcccagaggctggtgcagattaggcgtagaaagaaaaggacacgggacgacatgttctcagaacttatgggctgctcccgagccgagcagacccagtggaggaagaacatgtcgcaataccagcgagcacacagcaaaCGGGAGGAGaagtggtggcaggaagaccagcaggcgactcaaacgctgcttggactaatgagggagcaaacggacacgctccggcgccttgtggatgttctgcaggaccggaggcaggaggacagagccccgctgcagtctatctgtaaccaccatcccccgccacaaagtcccatacccctctcacccaaagtaccaagaaggaggggctgcagagtccgtgaaaactgtcactctacccctgcagagtgctcaagtaccagaaggctgtcattccccaaaatttga